Proteins encoded within one genomic window of Gasterosteus aculeatus chromosome 18, fGasAcu3.hap1.1, whole genome shotgun sequence:
- the ankef1a gene encoding ankyrin repeat and EF-hand domain-containing protein 1 has protein sequence MSCRAAEGRLQVLQIYRLLQCVHEGNKEQIEKMVNLAVENLINLTEPRGGTGALHVAASANNRDMVSFLLSLGAHPDIQDGNGHTPAMLAAELGNDSMMSLLAQRHADMGLRDTAGKGVLFYCIYPTKGHARCLQIALKGRADVNNVSAQGTHVFQSMCEKAQECSPMCLIVLVAGADPNATNQKTGVTALMEAAKAGSLRLLKAILRKGGNPNALDRRLLTAVHYAAMGGFLELIQVLSAHSADMGVMNQENCTALHYAAATGNAGCCRFLAQRGCNPKLKNLDGLLPRQIARDAGHKAAAKELRKAERQQGKGSKSNSVGLTSDVWALNLHDWTHEYEAELHQAFGSSSDSVTTDVFISVLEDLKAPVGPEQLKTVISAHEGKEGCVNINDFIKGVKYIKKSFLHSSYMPKKKKGEKKGKGGKKKGKFDLPLPICTLPPELMPRRADGGPPHFMIKTYFNCSDTRRFDRDHPPQHPIMNDSGWYLEKPEDVYANISYCVKSGDLESLDLALNQGVPVDVQDQFYKTPLMGACCSGNYEVAQYLLSRGADVNVCDQFFWTPLHHAARAGHMELVELLVAAGASIEARALGGGTPLIRAIESSRPSCVDFLIKAGASVTAENKKEQNCLDIARAFADSRIIDLVKDKMDSLPKAKEAAKGKGATAQKAKPAREKDVIAETSAHAETPAAARLRRDSSSVPLLNTRITSRRTNAVDIAFVPKTVWGKPPTTSQLMSKMERRKELVSPEVDFDDFMMPFSQNIEKLEPATTADKTPRRSGTKKYSPHTLSVT, from the exons ATGAGCTGCCGGGCGGCAGAGGGCCGCCTGCAGGTCCTTCAGATCTACCGCTTGCTGCAGTGCGTCCATGAAGGCAACAAGGAGCAGATAGAGAAGATGGTGAACCTCGCGGTGGAAAACCTCATCAACCTCACGGAGCCGCGAGGCGGCACGGGGGCTCTTCATGTGGCGGCGTCAGCTAACAATCGGG ACATGGTGAGCTTCCTCCTCTCGCTGGGAGCGCACCCTGACATCCAGGACGGGAACGGCCACACTCCGGCTATGTTAGCTGCTGAGCTGGGCAATGATTCCATGATGTCTCTGTTGGCCCAGCGCCACGCTGATATGGGCCTTCGAGACACTGCGGGGAAAG GTGTGCTCTTCTACTGCATCTACCCCACCAAGGGGCACGCCCGCTGCCTGCAAATAGCTCTGAAGGGCCGGGCAGACGTCAACAACGTTTCGGCGCAGGGAACTCACGTCTTCCAGTCAATGTGTGAAAAAGCCCAGGAGTGCAGCCCGATGTGTCTCATTGTGCTTGTTGCAGGTGCAGATCCTAACGCAACAAATCAG AAAACGGGTGTCACGGCGCTGATGGAGGCGGCCAAGGCGGGCTCCCTGCGGCTCCTTAAAGCCATTCTCAGGAAAGGGGGAAACCCCAACGCTCTGGATCGAAGACTCCTCACAGCGGTGCACTATGCCGCCATGGGGGGCTTTTTAGAG TTGATTCAGGTGCTGTCGGCACACTCAGCAGACATGGGGGTGATGAACCAGGAGAACTGCACGGCCCTCCACTACGCCGCCGCCACGGGCAACGCTGGCTGCTGCAGGTTCCTGGCCCAGAGAG GTTGTAACCCCAAACTGAAGAACCTGGATGGTTTGCTGCCGCGTCAGATTGCCAGAGACGCTGGTCACAAAGCAGCAGCCAAGGAGCTGAGGAAGGCGGAGCGGCAGCAGGGGAAAGGCAGCAAATCCAACAGCGTAGGCCTCACGTCAGATGTTTGGGCCCTGAACCTCCACGACTGGACTCACGAGTACGAGGCTGAATTGCACCAAGCCTTTGGCAGCAGCTCGGACTCCGTTACCACCGACGTGTTTATCTCAGTGCTGGAAGATCTGAAAGCTCCAGTTGGACCAGAGCAGCTCAAGACGGTGATCTCAGCACACGAGGGAAAAGAGGGCTGCGTCAACATTAATGACTTCATCAAAGGTGTCAAGTACATCAAGAAATcattcctccactcctcctatatgccgaaaaagaaaaagggagagaaaaaaggaaaaggaggcaAGAAGAAGGGTAAATTTGACCTCCCCTTGCCCATTTGCACCCTCCCACCGGAGCTCATGCCCCGGCGGGCGGACGGAGGTCCACCCCACTTCATGATCAAGACATACTTCAACTGCTCGGACACCCGCCGGTTCGACCGCGATCACCCGCCACAGCATCCCATCATGAATGACTCAGGATGGTATTTGGAAAAGCCAGAGGACGTCTACGCCAACATCAGCTACTGTGTGAAGAGCGGAGACCTGGAGTCTCTGGACCTCGCTCTCAATCAAGGGGTTCCTGTGGATGTCCAAGACCAGTTCTACAAGACCCCGCTCATGGGGGCCTGCTGCTCCGGCAACTACGAGGTGGCTCAGTACCTCCTCAGTCGGGG GGCggatgtgaatgtgtgtgaccAGTTCTTCTGGACGCCCCTCCACCACGCCGCTCGCGCTGGCCACATGGAACTCGTTGAACTTCTGGTGGCGGCCGGGGCCTCCATCGAGGCCCGGGCCCTCGGCGGAGGGACGCCCCTCATCAGAGCCATCGAGAGCTCTCGACCCTCCTGTGTGGACTTCCTCATAAAGGCCGGCGCCAGTGTCACCGCAGAGAACAAGAAAG AACAAAATTGCCTCGACATCGCCAGAGCTTTTGCGGACTCAAGGATAATTGACTTGGTCAAAGACAAGATGGACTCCCTGCCCAAAGCAAAGGAGGCGGCGAAGGGAAAGGGGGCCACGGCTCAAAAGGCTAAACCTGCTCGGGAAAAG GACGTTATCGCAGAAACATCGGCGCACGCAGAGACACCGGCAGCCGCTCGTCTTCGGAGGGATTCCAGCAGCGTCCCGCTGCTAAACACCAGGATTACCAGCAGGAGAACCAACGCAGTGGATATCGCCTTTGTGCCGAAAACG GTTTGGGGGAAGCCGCCCACCACCAGCCAGCTGATGTCCAAGATGGAGAGACGGAAGGAGCTCGTGTCCCCGGAGGTGGACTTTGACGACTTCATGATGCCTTTCAGCCAGAACATAGAGAAGCTGGAGCCGGCAACAACCGCGGACAAGACCCCGAGGAGGTCCGGCACCAAGAAATACTCTCCTCACACTCTGTCTGTTACCTGA